A genomic window from Armatimonadota bacterium includes:
- the ychF gene encoding redox-regulated ATPase YchF — MGLSIGIVGLPNAGKSTVFNALTRAAVAVAPYPFTTVEPHRGVVPVPDARLEAVARVTRPERTVPATVEFVDIAGLVRGASRGEGLGNQFLAHIREVDAVAHIVRCFPAPDVPHVEGVPDPQRDIEIVETELALADLSVVEREMERQRGRARAHDARAAERLDALTVVADALKRGGMVRRLPAASEQVALLRPLRLLTAKPVVYVANIAEEDLPGGGPGGDQVRRHARAVGAEAVILAAKLEAEAAGLPEAEAREVLRAYGLEEPGLWSLVRAAQRVLDLVTFFSTDSREVRAWSVPRGTKAPQAAGQIHSDMERGFIRAEVINWETLVRVGSLKAAHDHGQIALEGRDYVVRDGDVIHFRFAV; from the coding sequence GTGGGGCTCTCCATCGGGATCGTGGGTCTGCCCAATGCCGGCAAGTCCACGGTCTTCAACGCACTGACGCGTGCCGCCGTGGCGGTCGCCCCCTACCCCTTCACCACCGTCGAGCCGCACCGCGGTGTCGTGCCCGTGCCCGACGCGCGCCTTGAGGCCGTGGCCCGGGTCACCCGTCCGGAGCGGACGGTCCCCGCCACCGTGGAGTTCGTCGATATCGCCGGCCTGGTCCGCGGGGCGTCCCGCGGCGAGGGGCTCGGCAACCAGTTCCTGGCCCACATCCGGGAGGTGGACGCCGTGGCGCACATCGTGCGCTGTTTCCCCGCCCCGGACGTTCCCCACGTGGAAGGCGTCCCCGATCCGCAGCGCGACATCGAGATCGTGGAGACGGAGCTGGCGCTGGCCGATCTGTCCGTGGTGGAGCGGGAGATGGAGCGGCAGCGCGGACGGGCCCGCGCACACGACGCCCGCGCCGCAGAACGCCTCGACGCCCTGACGGTCGTCGCCGACGCGCTCAAGCGCGGCGGCATGGTCCGCCGCCTCCCCGCCGCTTCCGAACAGGTTGCGCTCCTGCGGCCTCTGCGCCTCCTGACGGCGAAACCGGTCGTCTACGTCGCCAACATCGCCGAGGAGGATCTCCCCGGCGGCGGCCCGGGCGGGGACCAGGTCCGCCGCCACGCCCGCGCCGTGGGGGCGGAGGCGGTGATCCTGGCCGCCAAACTCGAGGCCGAGGCGGCGGGGCTGCCCGAGGCCGAAGCCAGGGAGGTGCTCCGCGCCTACGGGCTGGAGGAACCGGGCCTGTGGAGTCTGGTCCGGGCGGCGCAGAGGGTGCTGGACCTGGTGACGTTCTTCAGCACAGACTCCAGGGAGGTCCGCGCCTGGTCGGTGCCGCGGGGGACGAAGGCCCCGCAGGCCGCCGGGCAGATCCACAGCGACATGGAGCGGGGATTCATTCGGGCCGAGGTGATCAACTGGGAAACCCTGGTCCGGGTCGGATCGCTCAAGGCCGCCCACGATCACGGCCAGATCGCGCTGGAGGGCCGGGACTATGTCGTCCGCGACGGCGACGTGATTCACTTCCGGTTTGCCGTGTAG
- a CDS encoding DUF951 domain-containing protein has translation MPVLKLYLGDVVQTKKTHPCGSDRWKVERLGADVGIRCQGCGRYVLMDRVKFERRIKRFISRPPEATAG, from the coding sequence GTGCCTGTGCTGAAGCTCTACCTCGGCGACGTCGTCCAGACGAAGAAGACCCATCCCTGCGGCAGCGACCGGTGGAAGGTGGAACGGCTCGGCGCCGACGTCGGCATCCGCTGCCAGGGGTGCGGACGGTATGTGCTAATGGACCGCGTCAAGTTCGAGCGGCGCATCAAGCGGTTCATCAGCCGGCCGCCGGAGGCCACAGCCGGGTAG
- the rpsF gene encoding 30S ribosomal protein S6 gives MKSYDLVYIVRPDLEAEALRAITERMNQRIVDQGGTVEAVDVWGKKRLAYAVKKYREGVFVHTRFALDPRKVEEIRRAAALTEDVLRATITSAVGKLPQAKAESPVPAAPAQPAGTAEG, from the coding sequence GTGAAGAGCTACGATCTGGTGTATATCGTCCGCCCCGATCTTGAGGCGGAGGCGCTCCGGGCGATCACGGAGCGCATGAACCAGCGTATTGTGGATCAGGGCGGGACCGTGGAGGCTGTCGACGTCTGGGGCAAGAAGCGCCTGGCCTACGCGGTGAAGAAGTACCGCGAGGGCGTCTTCGTCCACACCCGCTTCGCCCTCGACCCCAGGAAGGTGGAGGAGATCCGGCGGGCGGCGGCGCTGACCGAGGACGTCCTGCGCGCCACGATCACCAGTGCCGTAGGCAAACTACCGCAGGCGAAGGCGGAGTCGCCGGTCCCCGCGGCGCCCGCGCAGCCGGCCGGGACGGCGGAGGGCTGA
- a CDS encoding GAF domain-containing protein encodes MLYAWSVAVAGWAVLLAFLAGTLPPPPALVAIFTIMAVAAEWLMVPLPRGGFQSAGPVVASAALLIVGPVYAALIMAAGVVVGNGLLHRRPYLNTVFNSGQYILSVLLAGLVFHAIAPTGAVLRAPLFSGRIDVVFWAAFLAAIFCYVLATSLFVSGMVAMRGATSFLAVFRANIAWELLNSLAFATLGLMLALIYLHALPAGAAILTAPLLVVGYILMLSTTREQSHRQLQIVERIGRAAMTLNLAELYETLYREISRAMSADAFYVAIYDTETARLYFDFLVDSGQRFPRQPYDHGRAMGEILKGRRPVLINRTPEEMNQPDTFERVGREEKRSASLMFVPVIKGEQTIGLISVQSYTFYAYSERDLRLLEAIAGQVATAIENTRLFEASRRNIERLTTLQRLSAAFAGTLDIETLVRAVMEEAGQVLEVDRCAVFVRAPQGGVAAVYAEGFPPEFAALMRRAAPPAGTPLPVDFGQVQVIDDLRSHPGMQMLQERLFSGECRALAEMLAPVRTLAFLPLLYRGEQIGAIVFFHDRVRPYTEDDLLLARAIASQAASAVNNASLFAQIQRRAAEVDLLNRLMSTLSGTLHLEELVRRIVAEVAATFGYTHVSIYRREGEYLRLAAQVGYAQVHERLHITKGVIGRVARTGKPILVADVTREREYIPADETVRSQAAVPIVSDDAVIGVLNIEARADRPLTDSDLALLETLARQLSIALRNATLYEEAQQARDELSVLYEAAKTISSSLEVETVLDNLIQVPCRAFGYEYGAILLTDDRTGDLVVEATYGYPAGFHGYRIPSGKGITGWVQRTGKAEIVADVRQDPRYVGINDRVASEIAVPLIGEGRVIGVFNIESTRRGAFGPRDLGILTALAGYATVAIQNARLFEQTKHMAITDGLTELYNHRYLHEAMERTLERCRRDGQPLALIMLEIDNFKRYNDTYGHQQGDEVLRTVADLLRKGSRTADLVARYGGDEFMIVLPNTSKDTAFEVAERLRRAVEAYPFLLGENVVTTVTLSVGVAAMPEDGEGVDALVDAVDRAQYTAKRSGGNKVQVAHLIR; translated from the coding sequence ATGCTCTACGCCTGGAGCGTCGCGGTGGCGGGGTGGGCGGTGCTCCTTGCCTTCCTGGCCGGCACCCTTCCGCCGCCGCCGGCGCTCGTCGCCATCTTCACGATCATGGCCGTGGCCGCGGAGTGGCTGATGGTGCCGCTTCCCCGCGGCGGCTTCCAGTCGGCCGGGCCGGTCGTGGCCTCCGCCGCGCTGCTGATCGTGGGCCCGGTTTACGCGGCGCTGATCATGGCCGCCGGGGTCGTGGTGGGCAACGGCCTGCTCCACCGGCGTCCCTACCTCAATACGGTGTTCAACAGCGGACAGTACATCCTGTCCGTGCTGCTGGCCGGCCTCGTCTTCCATGCCATCGCGCCCACAGGCGCCGTCCTCCGGGCTCCCCTCTTTTCCGGCCGCATCGATGTCGTCTTCTGGGCGGCCTTCCTGGCCGCGATCTTCTGCTACGTCCTCGCCACCAGCCTCTTCGTCAGCGGCATGGTGGCGATGCGCGGCGCGACCTCCTTTCTGGCCGTCTTCCGCGCCAACATCGCCTGGGAGTTGCTGAACAGCCTGGCCTTCGCCACCCTGGGTCTGATGCTGGCCCTGATCTATCTTCACGCCCTGCCGGCCGGGGCGGCGATCCTGACCGCGCCACTGCTGGTGGTGGGCTACATCCTGATGCTGTCCACGACCCGGGAGCAGTCCCACCGCCAGCTGCAGATCGTGGAACGCATCGGCCGCGCAGCGATGACCCTGAATCTCGCCGAGTTGTACGAGACCCTGTACCGGGAGATCAGCCGGGCCATGTCTGCGGACGCCTTCTACGTGGCGATCTACGACACGGAGACGGCACGGCTCTACTTTGACTTCCTGGTGGATTCCGGACAGCGCTTCCCACGCCAGCCCTACGATCACGGGCGGGCCATGGGCGAGATCCTCAAGGGCCGCCGGCCCGTCCTGATCAACCGTACGCCCGAGGAGATGAACCAGCCCGACACCTTTGAACGCGTAGGGCGGGAGGAGAAACGCAGCGCCTCGCTGATGTTCGTGCCGGTGATCAAGGGCGAGCAGACCATCGGCCTGATCTCCGTCCAGAGCTACACCTTTTACGCCTACTCCGAGCGCGATCTGCGCCTGCTGGAAGCCATCGCCGGACAGGTGGCCACGGCCATCGAGAACACCCGTCTGTTTGAGGCCAGCCGCCGCAACATCGAGCGGCTGACCACTCTGCAGCGGCTGTCCGCGGCCTTCGCCGGCACCCTGGACATAGAGACGCTGGTCCGCGCCGTCATGGAGGAGGCGGGCCAGGTCCTGGAGGTCGACCGCTGCGCGGTCTTCGTCCGGGCCCCCCAGGGCGGGGTGGCGGCCGTCTACGCGGAAGGATTCCCGCCGGAGTTCGCCGCCCTGATGCGGCGGGCCGCGCCGCCGGCGGGGACGCCGCTGCCGGTCGACTTCGGCCAGGTCCAGGTCATCGACGACCTGCGCAGCCACCCGGGGATGCAGATGCTGCAGGAGCGGCTGTTCTCGGGAGAATGCCGGGCGCTGGCCGAGATGCTGGCTCCGGTGCGCACCCTGGCCTTTCTACCGTTGCTGTACCGCGGGGAGCAGATCGGCGCCATCGTCTTCTTCCACGACCGCGTCCGGCCCTATACCGAGGACGACCTGCTCCTGGCCCGGGCCATCGCCAGCCAGGCCGCCAGCGCGGTGAACAACGCCTCGCTGTTCGCCCAGATCCAGCGGCGCGCGGCGGAGGTGGATCTGCTCAACCGGTTGATGAGCACCCTCTCCGGGACCCTGCATCTGGAAGAGCTGGTGCGGCGCATCGTGGCCGAGGTGGCCGCCACCTTCGGGTACACCCACGTCAGCATCTACCGTCGCGAGGGGGAGTACCTGAGGCTGGCGGCCCAGGTGGGCTACGCCCAGGTGCACGAGCGCCTCCACATCACCAAGGGCGTGATCGGCCGGGTGGCGCGCACGGGGAAGCCGATTCTCGTTGCCGATGTCACCCGCGAACGCGAGTACATCCCCGCCGATGAGACGGTGCGATCCCAGGCGGCGGTGCCGATCGTCAGCGACGACGCCGTGATCGGCGTCCTGAACATCGAGGCGCGCGCCGACCGGCCGCTCACGGACAGCGATCTGGCCCTGCTGGAGACGCTGGCCCGCCAGCTGTCCATCGCCCTGCGCAACGCGACGCTCTACGAGGAGGCGCAGCAGGCCCGGGACGAGCTCAGCGTGCTCTACGAGGCGGCGAAGACGATCAGCAGTTCCCTGGAGGTCGAAACGGTGCTGGACAACCTGATCCAGGTCCCCTGCCGCGCCTTCGGCTACGAGTATGGAGCGATCCTTCTCACCGACGACCGCACCGGCGACCTCGTCGTGGAGGCCACCTACGGCTACCCCGCGGGGTTCCACGGCTATCGGATTCCGTCCGGGAAGGGGATCACGGGGTGGGTCCAGCGCACGGGGAAGGCCGAGATCGTCGCCGACGTGCGCCAGGACCCGCGCTACGTCGGGATCAACGACCGGGTCGCCTCCGAGATCGCCGTCCCGCTGATCGGCGAAGGACGGGTCATCGGCGTGTTCAATATCGAGAGCACCCGCCGGGGCGCCTTCGGTCCCCGCGACCTGGGCATCCTCACCGCCCTGGCCGGGTATGCGACCGTAGCCATCCAGAACGCCCGCCTCTTCGAGCAGACCAAGCACATGGCGATCACGGACGGGCTCACCGAACTGTACAACCACCGCTACCTGCACGAGGCGATGGAACGCACCCTGGAGCGCTGCCGCCGCGACGGGCAGCCGCTGGCCCTGATCATGCTGGAGATCGACAACTTCAAACGCTACAATGACACCTACGGCCACCAGCAGGGGGATGAGGTGCTGCGCACCGTGGCCGATCTCCTGCGCAAGGGGAGCCGCACCGCCGATCTGGTGGCGCGCTACGGCGGCGACGAGTTCATGATCGTCCTGCCCAACACCTCCAAGGACACCGCCTTCGAGGTCGCCGAGCGTCTGCGCCGGGCCGTGGAAGCCTATCCCTTTCTGCTCGGGGAAAACGTGGTGACCACGGTGACGCTGAGCGTGGGCGTGGCCGCCATGCCGGAAGACGGCGAGGGGGTGGACGCGCTGGTCGACGCCGTGGACCGCGCCCAGTACACGGCCAAGCGCTCCGGCGGCAACAAGGTCCAGGTCGCCCACCTCATCCGCTGA
- the rplI gene encoding 50S ribosomal protein L9, with product MKVILLKDIPALGQAGAVKDVKEGYARNYLIPRGLAAEATPGNLRALAGRQQAQLQRQQREREEAERLAAALEAAVVEVAARGGEGGRLFGSVTAQDVAEALVQRGFAVTKKQVDLAEPIKMAGFYKIPVRVGPGIVAHVDVNVVARR from the coding sequence GTGAAGGTGATCCTTCTGAAGGACATCCCCGCTCTCGGGCAGGCGGGCGCGGTGAAGGACGTCAAGGAGGGGTACGCCCGCAACTATCTGATCCCGCGGGGGCTGGCCGCCGAAGCCACCCCCGGGAACCTGCGCGCCCTGGCCGGCCGGCAGCAGGCGCAACTCCAGCGCCAGCAGCGGGAGCGCGAGGAGGCGGAGCGCCTGGCGGCGGCGCTGGAGGCGGCCGTGGTCGAGGTCGCCGCCCGCGGCGGGGAGGGGGGCCGGCTGTTCGGGTCGGTCACGGCCCAGGACGTCGCCGAGGCGCTGGTGCAGCGGGGGTTCGCCGTGACGAAGAAACAGGTGGACCTGGCGGAGCCGATCAAGATGGCGGGGTTCTACAAGATCCCGGTGCGCGTGGGCCCGGGCATCGTGGCCCACGTTGATGTCAACGTCGTGGCCAGGCGATGA
- the ssb gene encoding single-stranded DNA-binding protein produces the protein MLNRIILIGRLTRDPELRYVPSGQPVASFTLAVDRPFVNQQGERATDFIDVVAWRRLAEQVTQHLNKGRLVAVEGRLQIRNYETQDGQKRKVAEVVADAVRFLDRKPGAAAAAEVPGGEVEPEGEGADDVPF, from the coding sequence GTGCTGAATCGCATCATCCTGATCGGGCGGCTGACGCGGGACCCCGAGCTGCGCTACGTCCCCAGCGGGCAGCCCGTGGCCAGTTTCACTCTGGCCGTGGACCGGCCGTTCGTCAACCAGCAGGGGGAGCGGGCCACCGACTTCATCGACGTCGTGGCCTGGCGGCGCCTGGCCGAGCAGGTCACGCAGCACCTGAACAAGGGTCGCCTCGTCGCCGTGGAGGGCCGGCTCCAAATCCGAAACTACGAGACCCAGGACGGCCAGAAGCGCAAGGTCGCCGAAGTGGTCGCGGACGCGGTGCGCTTTCTGGACCGCAAACCGGGCGCGGCGGCCGCAGCCGAAGTCCCCGGAGGCGAGGTCGAGCCGGAGGGCGAGGGCGCGGACGACGTGCCGTTCTAG
- a CDS encoding fused MFS/spermidine synthase has product MILRLVVFLSGAVLLALEIVASRVVAPFLGNSVYVWGALIGVFLGALAVGYFLGGLVADRTASAAVFAGLVFLAGALLVPIPLTAPGVLGTIALSAVGPRTAPLLAAVTLFFLPAVVIGALSPFAVRLHARTVATIGNVAGGLYALNTVGSILGTLLAAFVLLSWMSVPVIIYLLGGTMMLLAVPTWLAAGRGAAAAVAGAVALLLLAGVPMAGRQQSPPGRRFQRDTVYHRITVDDEAGVRYLRLDAYWQSGMDLTDPRRTVFAYSDYLHLPLLFRPEASRVLFVGLGGGTAPRRYHEDYPRMRIDVVEIDPAVIAAARRYFGVPQDLRMRLVAQDGRLFVARSSERYDIIVLDAYLIDTIPFHLATREFFQTVRAHLTPGGVLASNVIGALEGPRSGFFRAVYRTSREVFPAVYVFPTDWGRYGGRDSLRNIIIVGSTSPPRSPEAVRAAARTAQARAGVTIPRFLEAAADLYTEPIPVEDVPTLTDDYAPVEILLRPR; this is encoded by the coding sequence GTGATCCTCAGGCTGGTCGTCTTCCTGAGCGGGGCTGTGCTCCTCGCCCTGGAGATCGTGGCCAGCCGCGTGGTCGCCCCATTTCTCGGGAATTCCGTCTACGTCTGGGGTGCGCTGATCGGAGTCTTCCTCGGTGCCCTGGCCGTCGGGTATTTCCTCGGCGGGCTGGTCGCGGATCGCACGGCGAGCGCCGCGGTGTTTGCGGGGCTGGTGTTCCTGGCGGGCGCGCTGCTCGTGCCAATCCCCCTCACGGCGCCTGGCGTGCTGGGGACGATCGCCTTGAGCGCGGTGGGTCCCCGGACGGCGCCGCTTCTTGCGGCGGTCACCCTCTTCTTCCTGCCGGCCGTGGTGATCGGGGCCCTCTCTCCCTTCGCCGTCCGCCTGCACGCCCGCACGGTGGCCACCATTGGCAACGTGGCCGGGGGATTGTACGCCCTCAACACCGTGGGGAGCATCCTCGGGACCCTGCTGGCCGCCTTCGTGCTGCTCTCCTGGATGAGCGTCCCCGTCATCATCTACCTCCTTGGCGGGACGATGATGCTTCTGGCCGTGCCGACCTGGCTGGCGGCAGGGCGCGGGGCTGCGGCCGCCGTCGCCGGGGCCGTCGCCCTGCTGCTGCTCGCGGGCGTCCCGATGGCCGGACGGCAGCAGTCTCCTCCCGGCCGCCGGTTCCAGCGCGACACTGTGTACCACCGGATCACCGTGGACGACGAGGCCGGGGTGCGCTATCTGCGCCTGGACGCCTACTGGCAGAGCGGAATGGATCTGACCGATCCCCGCCGGACGGTCTTTGCCTACTCCGACTATCTCCACCTGCCCCTGCTGTTCCGGCCCGAAGCCTCGCGGGTGCTGTTTGTGGGCCTGGGCGGCGGGACCGCGCCCCGTCGCTACCACGAGGACTATCCGCGGATGAGGATCGACGTGGTGGAGATCGACCCCGCGGTGATCGCGGCGGCCCGCCGCTACTTCGGCGTCCCCCAGGACCTCCGGATGCGGCTGGTGGCCCAGGACGGGCGCCTGTTCGTGGCCCGCTCCTCCGAACGGTACGACATCATCGTGCTGGACGCGTACCTCATCGACACCATTCCCTTCCATCTGGCCACGCGGGAGTTCTTCCAGACGGTGCGCGCCCACCTGACGCCGGGCGGGGTGCTGGCCAGCAACGTCATCGGGGCGCTGGAGGGGCCGCGCAGCGGCTTCTTCCGGGCGGTCTACAGGACCTCCCGGGAGGTGTTCCCCGCGGTGTACGTCTTCCCCACGGACTGGGGGCGCTACGGCGGCAGAGACAGTCTGCGCAACATCATCATCGTCGGCAGCACCTCTCCCCCGCGGTCGCCGGAGGCCGTCCGCGCCGCGGCGCGGACCGCACAGGCCCGGGCGGGGGTGACCATCCCCCGCTTCCTGGAAGCGGCCGCGGACCTCTATACTGAGCCCATCCCGGTGGAGGACGTCCCGACCCTGACCGACGACTACGCCCCCGTGGAGATCCTCCTCCGGCCGCGGTAG
- a CDS encoding YybS family protein yields the protein MTPGPIPVRGLTEGAILAALVALFTVAATFLPVAGIASFYVTPIPLTLLVVRHGARIAVLAALVAALIAAALGGPLTGLVIILTFAPLGIALGVRLRAPRPAARTLIVCGAVATASILVNLGLTLVISGVNPVTTTIEAMRQGQENALRFYNRLGISGDQLEQMSGVMRQVVELMPRIIPLLIVIGGVTTAYVNFEVTRFVLRRFGIVVPALPPVSSWRAPALFLWTLPAGMGLLWASSAWAVPFAVPGETLRMLPYDDLTAVARTAAPRFPALQALGLNLSILAQMVYSLLGLVAAWVLLERYRAPRWLRWTALAFAFTSPPLGMVVFFLGLADAAFDLRGRWRAARTAEASP from the coding sequence ATGACCCCTGGCCCCATCCCGGTGCGCGGCCTGACCGAAGGCGCTATCCTGGCCGCCCTCGTCGCTCTGTTCACCGTCGCGGCGACGTTCCTGCCCGTGGCGGGCATCGCCTCTTTCTATGTCACTCCCATTCCGCTGACCCTGCTGGTGGTGCGCCACGGCGCCCGGATCGCCGTCCTGGCCGCGCTGGTCGCCGCCCTCATCGCCGCCGCGCTGGGGGGGCCGCTGACCGGGCTGGTGATCATCCTGACCTTTGCCCCCCTGGGGATCGCCCTGGGTGTCCGGCTGCGGGCGCCCCGTCCGGCAGCGCGGACGCTGATCGTCTGCGGGGCGGTGGCCACCGCCTCGATCCTGGTCAACCTCGGGCTCACCCTGGTCATCTCCGGGGTCAACCCGGTGACCACGACGATCGAGGCGATGCGCCAGGGGCAGGAGAACGCCCTTCGCTTCTACAACCGGCTGGGCATCAGCGGCGACCAGCTGGAGCAGATGAGCGGGGTGATGCGGCAGGTCGTCGAGCTCATGCCGCGGATCATCCCGCTGCTCATCGTGATCGGCGGGGTGACCACCGCCTACGTGAACTTCGAGGTCACGCGCTTCGTCCTGCGGCGTTTCGGAATCGTCGTGCCCGCGCTGCCGCCGGTGTCTTCCTGGCGGGCACCGGCCCTCTTCTTGTGGACTCTGCCGGCGGGGATGGGCCTGCTCTGGGCCTCCAGTGCCTGGGCGGTCCCCTTCGCCGTCCCCGGCGAAACGCTGCGGATGCTGCCGTACGACGATCTGACGGCGGTGGCCCGGACGGCCGCCCCCCGCTTCCCCGCCCTGCAGGCTCTGGGCCTGAACCTCTCCATCCTGGCCCAGATGGTGTACTCCCTGCTCGGGCTGGTGGCGGCCTGGGTCCTGCTGGAGCGCTACCGGGCTCCGCGCTGGCTGCGGTGGACGGCTCTGGCCTTCGCCTTCACGTCCCCGCCGCTGGGGATGGTGGTCTTCTTCCTGGGGCTGGCCGACGCGGCGTTCGATCTCCGGGGCCGGTGGCGGGCGGCGCGCACCGCGGAGGCGTCCCCGTGA
- the rpsR gene encoding 30S ribosomal protein S18: MAEARERRQGKKEWRGRRPKRRNCQFCVEKADAIDYKDVNRLRRFITERGKILPRRVSGTCARHQRVLATALKRARELALLPYTAE; this comes from the coding sequence ATGGCGGAAGCACGCGAACGACGGCAGGGCAAGAAAGAGTGGCGCGGGCGGCGGCCGAAGCGGCGGAACTGCCAGTTCTGCGTGGAGAAGGCCGACGCCATCGACTACAAGGATGTCAACCGGTTGCGCCGGTTCATCACCGAGCGCGGCAAGATCCTTCCGCGCCGGGTCTCGGGGACGTGCGCGCGGCACCAACGCGTCCTGGCCACAGCCCTCAAGCGCGCGCGCGAACTGGCGCTGCTCCCGTACACCGCCGAGTAA